Proteins encoded within one genomic window of Acinetobacter sp. YWS30-1:
- a CDS encoding DsbA family oxidoreductase encodes MRVDIWSDVVCPFCYIGKKRLEAAAKESGIELEVHWHSFQLDPEAPVRQEVSNSERLAQKYGRSVAEVEDMQRNIAAMAKQEGIEFNWEGANSGNTLNAHRIIHLAQSKGLGNEAQEAFFYSYMTQGLPIGERETLEDVAARIGLNPVEVDDLLDSDEFADFVKFDQEVAHDQLKVTGVPFFVFDQRIALAGAQPKEVFLQVLEKALEEPQQQPAADQCSTDACDVPAKPE; translated from the coding sequence ATGCGCGTAGATATTTGGTCAGATGTGGTCTGCCCTTTTTGCTATATTGGTAAAAAACGGCTGGAAGCTGCTGCAAAGGAAAGCGGAATTGAACTTGAAGTCCATTGGCATAGTTTTCAGCTAGATCCTGAAGCGCCAGTCCGTCAGGAAGTTTCCAACTCTGAGCGTTTGGCACAAAAATATGGCCGTTCAGTGGCAGAAGTTGAAGACATGCAGCGCAATATCGCAGCCATGGCCAAACAGGAAGGCATTGAATTTAACTGGGAAGGTGCCAACTCTGGCAATACCTTGAATGCGCATCGCATCATTCACCTGGCACAAAGCAAAGGCTTGGGCAATGAAGCTCAGGAAGCTTTTTTCTACAGCTATATGACGCAAGGCCTGCCAATTGGTGAACGTGAAACGTTGGAAGATGTCGCGGCGCGTATTGGCCTGAACCCGGTTGAAGTAGATGATTTACTCGACTCGGATGAATTTGCGGATTTTGTTAAGTTTGACCAGGAAGTAGCGCATGACCAGCTCAAAGTTACCGGTGTTCCGTTCTTTGTATTTGATCAACGCATTGCTTTGGCGGGTGCTCAGCCGAAGGAAGTTTTCTTGCAAGTTCTTGAAAAAGCTTTAGAGGAACCACAACAACAGCCAGCAGCTGATCAGTGTTCTACAGATGCTTGTGATGTTCCGGCAAAGCCTGAGTAA
- a CDS encoding acetyl-CoA hydrolase/transferase family protein, translated as MSLDRIRLASLHNKVISPEQAAEFIEDGMTVGMSGFTRAGEAKAVPLALVQRAKANPLKITLITGASLGNDLDKQLTEAGVLARRLPFQVDSTLRKAINKGEVMFIDQHLSETVEQMRNQQLKKPDVAVIEAVAITEDGGIIPTTSVGNSASFAIFAEKVIVEINTNLSPAFEGLHDIYIPTYRPTRQAIPLTQVDERIGTHAINIDPSKIVGIVFNNELHDSPSTVTAPDDETQSIANHLIAFFEKEVAEERLPKNLGPLQAGIGSIANAVLTGLKDSNFEDLIMYSEVLQDCTFELIDAGKMKFASGSSITLSAKYGEKVFNNLEHYKDKLVLRPQEISNHPELVRRLGIIGINTALEFDIYGNVNSTHVCGTKMMNGIGGSGDFARNAHLAIFVTKSIAKGGDISSVVPFASHIDHAEHDVDILVTEQGLADLRGLAPRERARAIIDNCAHPMYRDALNDYFDRACAKGGHTPHLLREALSWHSNFEENGHMLAVEAAVKTA; from the coding sequence ATGTCTTTAGATCGTATCCGTTTAGCCTCCCTACACAACAAAGTCATCAGCCCTGAACAAGCTGCTGAATTCATCGAAGATGGTATGACTGTGGGTATGAGTGGCTTTACTCGCGCTGGTGAAGCGAAGGCGGTTCCTTTAGCTTTGGTACAACGCGCAAAAGCAAATCCACTGAAAATCACGTTGATCACAGGTGCATCACTCGGTAACGATTTGGACAAGCAACTCACTGAAGCAGGCGTATTGGCACGTCGTTTACCATTCCAGGTAGATAGCACTTTACGTAAAGCGATCAACAAAGGTGAAGTGATGTTCATCGATCAGCATTTGTCTGAAACCGTTGAACAGATGCGTAACCAGCAGTTGAAAAAACCTGATGTGGCGGTAATTGAAGCGGTTGCGATCACTGAAGATGGCGGCATCATTCCAACAACTTCTGTAGGTAACTCTGCAAGTTTTGCAATTTTTGCTGAGAAAGTGATTGTTGAAATCAACACGAATTTAAGTCCTGCATTTGAAGGCTTGCACGACATCTACATCCCGACTTACCGTCCAACACGTCAAGCAATTCCATTGACTCAAGTGGATGAGCGTATCGGTACACATGCAATCAATATTGATCCTTCAAAAATCGTGGGTATCGTATTCAACAATGAATTGCATGACTCTCCATCAACTGTAACTGCACCAGATGATGAGACTCAATCAATTGCTAACCACTTGATCGCTTTCTTTGAAAAAGAAGTAGCTGAAGAGCGTTTACCGAAAAACCTTGGCCCTCTTCAAGCAGGGATCGGTTCCATTGCAAACGCCGTATTGACGGGTCTGAAAGATTCAAACTTCGAAGACTTGATCATGTACTCAGAAGTACTACAAGACTGTACCTTTGAATTGATCGATGCCGGTAAAATGAAGTTTGCTTCAGGTTCTTCTATTACACTTTCTGCTAAATATGGCGAAAAAGTATTTAACAACCTTGAGCACTACAAAGACAAACTTGTATTACGTCCACAGGAAATTTCAAACCATCCTGAACTGGTACGCCGTTTAGGTATTATCGGCATCAACACTGCACTTGAGTTTGATATTTACGGTAACGTGAACTCAACTCACGTATGTGGTACCAAAATGATGAACGGTATTGGTGGTTCAGGTGACTTCGCGCGTAATGCCCACTTGGCGATCTTCGTGACTAAATCAATCGCGAAAGGTGGCGACATCTCTTCTGTAGTGCCGTTTGCTTCACATATCGACCATGCAGAACACGATGTTGATATCCTTGTGACTGAACAAGGTCTTGCAGATCTTCGTGGTTTGGCTCCGCGTGAGCGTGCTCGTGCGATCATCGACAACTGTGCCCACCCAATGTACCGTGATGCATTAAATGACTACTTCGACCGTGCATGTGCGAAAGGTGGCCATACCCCTCACTTGCTTCGTGAAGCATTGTCTTGGCATTCTAACTTTGAAGAAAATGGTCATATGCTTGCAGTAGAAGCTGCAGTCAAAACTGCTTAA
- a CDS encoding ATP-binding protein: MKLDPIDPQKFTDFVSYSEKKRTPWERFLDKIKPRSAAMRTTVLVVFVVCFSLFMSIWFFWRTLYLPEIQQHARYLAMELEILNNPDLRLYHKEQEVDIDTWLKNRIGIEYVTNPAEYPNVKDKVIAEFFTNQIETKLAKELRIEQATVYFQFKPSPRIWIQTPEMNGNWVREPLKTYANYSPELILGWLLGTPLIAGIIILTLVRQLNRPLRRLQNAANSYSKNGSAPYLDTNHGPLEIRQVNHAFNQMIYTLDQTERDRRIMLAGISHDLRTPLTRIRLSAEMMPDEDFLKEGLIYDVEDMDAILNQFISYMRDGSDEELQETNVNVLLQELVKQFKPLDIRFTPQEIPLVEVRSMSLKRLIGNLINNSKRYGAEPIELAAYVQNHKLMISVADHGEGIPEDQIEALMQPFVRGNSARTVQGSGLGLAIVKRIVDIHSGELHIQNRPEGGLEAIIALPLKTADSEAPAAPTTLDKIRQTLTDHF, encoded by the coding sequence GTGAAACTCGACCCCATCGACCCACAAAAATTTACCGATTTTGTCAGCTACTCAGAAAAAAAACGTACCCCTTGGGAACGCTTTCTGGACAAAATCAAGCCGCGCTCTGCAGCGATGCGAACCACTGTACTGGTGGTCTTTGTGGTCTGTTTCAGCCTGTTCATGTCAATCTGGTTTTTCTGGCGCACACTTTATTTACCTGAAATTCAGCAACACGCGCGTTATCTGGCCATGGAGCTAGAAATTCTCAACAATCCGGACCTGCGTCTTTATCATAAAGAACAGGAAGTCGATATTGATACCTGGCTCAAAAACCGGATCGGAATCGAATATGTCACCAATCCGGCTGAATACCCCAATGTAAAAGACAAGGTTATTGCTGAATTCTTTACTAACCAGATTGAAACCAAACTGGCCAAAGAATTAAGAATCGAACAGGCAACCGTTTATTTCCAGTTCAAGCCAAGTCCACGCATCTGGATTCAAACCCCTGAAATGAATGGCAACTGGGTACGTGAACCTCTTAAAACCTATGCCAACTATAGCCCTGAACTGATTCTAGGCTGGCTGCTTGGTACACCACTCATTGCCGGCATTATTATTCTGACCCTGGTGCGTCAGCTGAACCGTCCTTTACGCCGCCTACAGAATGCAGCAAACAGCTATAGTAAAAATGGTTCCGCCCCTTATCTGGATACCAATCATGGTCCGCTGGAAATCCGTCAGGTGAATCATGCCTTTAACCAGATGATTTATACCTTGGATCAAACCGAGCGTGATCGTCGAATCATGCTCGCGGGGATTTCACATGACCTTCGTACGCCGTTGACCCGTATCCGTCTGAGCGCAGAAATGATGCCGGATGAAGACTTCCTCAAGGAAGGTCTGATTTATGACGTGGAGGATATGGATGCCATTCTGAACCAGTTCATTTCCTATATGCGGGATGGCTCCGATGAAGAACTGCAAGAAACCAATGTTAATGTGCTGTTGCAGGAACTGGTCAAGCAGTTTAAGCCACTCGATATTCGCTTTACACCTCAAGAGATACCCCTGGTTGAGGTACGCAGCATGTCGCTGAAACGTCTGATTGGTAATCTGATCAACAACTCGAAACGCTATGGTGCCGAACCGATCGAGCTGGCTGCCTATGTGCAGAACCATAAACTGATGATCAGTGTGGCCGATCATGGTGAAGGGATTCCGGAAGACCAGATTGAAGCGCTGATGCAACCTTTTGTTCGTGGAAATTCTGCGCGTACCGTACAAGGTAGTGGTCTGGGTCTGGCCATTGTCAAACGTATTGTAGATATTCACTCAGGTGAGCTGCATATCCAGAATCGGCCTGAAGGCGGTCTGGAAGCCATTATCGCCTTACCCCTGAAAACAGCAGATTCCGAGGCACCCGCTGCCCCAACCACCTTAGATAAAATTCGTCAAACGCTCACTGATCACTTCTAG
- the ompR gene encoding two-component system response regulator OmpR: MSLVVPAEKPDAVHTETDRVERILVVDDDVRLRTLLQRFLEDKGFVVKTAHDATQMDRLLQRELFSLIVLDFMLPVEDGLSICRRLRQSNIDIPIIMLTARGSDSDRIAGLEAGADDYLPKPFNPNELLARIRAVLRRQVREVPGAPSQQMEVVSFGPWSLDLSTRTLTREGQVVTLTTGEFAVLKALVQHPREPLTRDKLMNLARGREWGAMERSIDVQVSRLRRLIEENPARARYIQTVWGVGYVFVPDGAE; this comes from the coding sequence ATGAGTTTAGTGGTACCTGCTGAAAAACCCGATGCTGTACATACCGAAACCGACCGGGTCGAGCGCATCCTGGTTGTCGATGATGATGTGCGTCTGCGTACCCTGTTACAACGTTTCCTTGAAGATAAAGGCTTCGTCGTTAAAACTGCGCACGATGCCACCCAGATGGATCGATTATTACAGCGGGAACTGTTTTCTCTGATTGTGCTCGATTTTATGTTGCCTGTAGAAGATGGCCTCAGCATCTGTCGTCGCCTACGCCAATCGAATATTGATATTCCAATCATTATGCTCACCGCACGTGGTAGCGATTCAGATCGTATTGCAGGTCTGGAAGCCGGTGCAGATGATTACCTGCCTAAACCATTTAATCCAAATGAATTGCTGGCACGTATTCGTGCAGTTTTGCGTCGTCAAGTCCGTGAAGTTCCAGGCGCTCCTAGCCAGCAAATGGAAGTGGTATCCTTTGGCCCATGGTCACTGGATCTGTCGACACGTACCCTGACTCGTGAAGGACAGGTCGTCACCTTAACTACCGGTGAATTCGCCGTATTGAAAGCCTTAGTCCAACATCCACGTGAACCTTTAACTCGTGACAAGCTGATGAATCTGGCGCGTGGTCGTGAATGGGGTGCGATGGAACGTTCAATTGACGTTCAGGTATCACGCTTACGTCGTTTGATTGAAGAAAACCCTGCCCGTGCGCGTTATATTCAAACCGTTTGGGGTGTCGGTTATGTGTTTGTTCCAGATGGTGCTGAATAA
- a CDS encoding Tex family protein: MTDLVQQLAKELAVRPNQVEAAIKLIDEGASVPFIARYRKEVTQGLDDTQLRQLDTRLSYLRDLYERREKVIESLKEQNKLSDDLLARVNAAETKNALEEIYAPYRPKRTSKSFKAKEAGLGPIAEKIFTEAVDPAEALAGFSHEDYPDLESQLDAIQHILIDDWAQNIALTTELKAMFAKTAVLKSLVASEEKKEVGKKFRDYFDFSENLNKVPSHRLLAMLRGRQENVLGLKVDGEDDAPLARIETEYNLDTIQPQSRQDFLKQTAKLFWLGKVRPTIEHSLLTEKRLAAEAEAMQVFAENLRHLLLSAPAGARTTLGVDPGIRTGVKLAVVNESGDVLTHSTIYPFAPKDDKEGSLTELARLCREFNVDLIAIGNGTASRETEALVAEMMAANSDLKLTRVSVSEAGASVYSASELASQELPELDVSIRGAVSIARRLQDPLAELVKIDPKSIGVGQYQHDVNQTGLAKTLEAVVEDCVNSVGVDVNTASAAILGYIAGLNKSIAQQIVDFRKENGRFDNRQDLKKVPRLGERTFEQAAGFLRIQQGSEPLDASAVHPESYPLVSKIVEAKATTVKDIIGNTEIIRQVNAEEFVDDKFGLPTVQDVLAELEKPGRDPRPEFRTAKFRDDITEVAQLTEGMQLEGVVTNVTNFGAFVDVGVHQDGLVHISELANEFVADPHKVVKPGQIVQVRVLNVDVERNRVNLSMRPEGSEAPVKAPRQPRRDNEQRGERKPQGKRPQHARPQGDRPHGKKPQAAKPQENKIGGLGALLLQAGIKGSK, encoded by the coding sequence ATGACTGACTTAGTTCAGCAGTTGGCAAAAGAACTTGCCGTACGTCCAAATCAAGTAGAAGCTGCCATCAAACTGATTGATGAGGGTGCCAGCGTTCCTTTCATTGCACGTTACCGTAAAGAAGTAACGCAGGGCTTAGACGATACGCAACTACGCCAGCTCGATACACGTTTATCGTATTTGCGTGATTTGTATGAACGCCGTGAAAAGGTGATCGAATCACTAAAAGAACAAAATAAATTATCTGATGATTTATTGGCACGGGTGAATGCGGCAGAAACTAAAAATGCCCTAGAAGAAATTTACGCACCATACCGTCCAAAACGTACCAGCAAATCGTTTAAAGCTAAAGAAGCCGGTTTAGGTCCGATTGCAGAAAAAATCTTTACTGAAGCCGTGGATCCAGCAGAAGCTTTAGCAGGTTTTAGCCATGAAGATTATCCAGATCTGGAAAGCCAGCTCGATGCAATCCAGCACATCCTGATTGATGACTGGGCACAGAATATTGCGTTGACCACTGAGCTTAAAGCAATGTTTGCTAAAACTGCCGTGCTGAAAAGTCTGGTCGCTAGCGAAGAGAAAAAAGAAGTTGGTAAAAAATTCCGTGATTACTTCGATTTCTCTGAAAATCTGAACAAGGTACCTTCGCATCGCTTATTGGCAATGCTACGTGGCCGTCAGGAAAATGTACTGGGCCTTAAAGTAGATGGCGAAGATGATGCACCATTGGCACGTATTGAAACTGAATACAACCTGGATACCATTCAGCCGCAATCTCGTCAGGATTTCTTAAAGCAAACTGCGAAACTGTTCTGGCTTGGTAAAGTTCGTCCAACGATCGAACATTCATTATTGACTGAAAAACGTCTGGCTGCTGAAGCTGAAGCAATGCAGGTCTTTGCTGAAAACCTGCGTCATTTACTGCTTTCTGCGCCTGCAGGTGCCCGTACAACTCTGGGTGTAGACCCTGGTATCCGTACTGGTGTGAAACTGGCAGTGGTGAATGAATCAGGTGATGTACTGACACATAGCACCATTTACCCATTTGCACCGAAAGATGATAAAGAAGGTTCACTGACTGAATTGGCGCGTCTTTGCCGCGAATTCAATGTTGACCTGATTGCAATCGGTAATGGTACGGCCAGCCGTGAAACTGAAGCATTGGTTGCTGAAATGATGGCTGCAAATAGCGACCTGAAATTGACCCGTGTTTCTGTTTCAGAAGCGGGAGCTTCTGTTTACTCAGCATCTGAACTGGCTTCTCAGGAATTGCCTGAATTGGATGTATCGATCCGTGGTGCAGTATCAATTGCACGCCGTCTGCAAGATCCATTAGCAGAACTGGTGAAAATCGATCCTAAGTCCATTGGTGTAGGTCAGTACCAGCATGATGTAAACCAGACCGGTCTGGCAAAAACTCTTGAAGCAGTCGTTGAAGACTGTGTGAACTCGGTCGGTGTGGATGTGAATACTGCATCTGCTGCGATTTTGGGTTATATCGCAGGTCTGAACAAATCAATCGCGCAGCAAATCGTGGACTTCCGTAAGGAAAATGGCCGTTTTGACAACCGTCAGGACCTGAAAAAAGTGCCACGTCTAGGTGAACGTACTTTTGAACAGGCAGCGGGTTTCTTGCGTATCCAGCAAGGTTCAGAACCATTAGATGCGTCTGCAGTTCACCCTGAATCTTATCCACTGGTATCTAAAATTGTTGAAGCAAAAGCAACGACTGTTAAAGACATCATTGGTAATACTGAAATCATTCGTCAGGTCAATGCTGAAGAGTTTGTGGATGATAAATTCGGGCTGCCAACCGTTCAGGACGTTTTGGCTGAACTGGAAAAACCTGGCCGTGACCCGCGTCCAGAATTCCGTACCGCAAAATTCCGTGATGATATTACTGAAGTGGCTCAATTGACTGAAGGCATGCAGCTGGAAGGCGTAGTCACCAATGTGACTAACTTCGGTGCTTTCGTGGATGTTGGTGTACATCAGGATGGTTTGGTACATATTTCTGAATTAGCCAATGAATTTGTGGCTGATCCGCATAAAGTGGTAAAACCAGGTCAAATCGTACAAGTTCGTGTACTGAACGTTGATGTGGAACGTAACCGTGTCAATCTGTCGATGCGTCCTGAAGGCTCTGAAGCACCAGTGAAAGCACCACGTCAACCACGTCGTGACAATGAGCAACGTGGTGAGCGCAAGCCACAAGGCAAACGTCCACAGCATGCACGTCCACAAGGTGACCGCCCGCATGGCAAGAAACCTCAAGCGGCTAAACCACAAGAAAATAAAATTGGTGGTTTAGGAGCACTATTACTTCAAGCCGGGATTAAAGGTTCGAAATAA
- a CDS encoding patatin-like phospholipase family protein, with amino-acid sequence MQILQKHAPALKIRAGHQARELILKEGLQPEQVDIVPGAAGGPKGIGIQGLDQAIFGEFFPRAPQRRTLVGSSIGSWRFASVAAWGAKAGTERLADLYTHLYFHKKMTRKEVSDVCRGMLLDLVQGKETDLVNHPDYHLTVLSIKAQHIFQSDKALPLLASVAGIVGTTAVARKHSRHFMQRVISQPNTGEQFKIADDGFTTHYHALTEQSVLSWLMASASIPGVMAAVNNIPDAPQGYYRDGGLIDYHIDLPFQSKGIVLYPHFTDSITPGWFDKLFKRTARPENQARTLLISPSQEYLQSLPLGRLPDRKDFTLKGLDQAQRIQLWKQCIAESQRLGDEFLELVEKQNFADVMQSL; translated from the coding sequence ATGCAGATTTTACAAAAACATGCGCCTGCTCTGAAAATCCGCGCTGGGCATCAGGCTCGTGAGCTGATTCTGAAAGAAGGTTTGCAACCCGAACAGGTCGATATTGTGCCGGGTGCTGCAGGTGGCCCCAAAGGCATTGGGATTCAGGGACTGGACCAGGCCATTTTTGGCGAGTTTTTCCCACGTGCTCCTCAGCGTAGAACCTTAGTCGGTTCATCCATTGGTAGCTGGCGTTTTGCCAGTGTCGCGGCGTGGGGAGCCAAAGCAGGCACTGAACGTCTTGCCGACTTGTATACCCATCTGTACTTTCACAAGAAAATGACCCGTAAGGAGGTCAGTGACGTTTGTCGTGGCATGCTGCTGGATCTGGTACAAGGCAAAGAAACCGATCTGGTGAATCATCCAGATTATCATCTAACGGTATTGTCGATTAAAGCCCAGCACATTTTCCAAAGTGACAAGGCGCTCCCCCTACTCGCCTCTGTAGCTGGCATTGTGGGAACTACCGCTGTAGCGCGCAAACATAGTCGCCATTTTATGCAACGTGTGATCAGCCAGCCGAATACCGGAGAACAGTTTAAAATTGCCGATGATGGATTTACTACACATTATCACGCCTTGACTGAGCAAAGTGTTTTGTCCTGGCTGATGGCTTCTGCCTCTATTCCAGGCGTGATGGCAGCAGTCAATAATATTCCGGATGCACCGCAAGGTTATTATCGCGATGGCGGTCTGATTGACTATCATATTGACCTGCCGTTTCAGAGCAAAGGCATCGTGCTGTATCCGCATTTTACTGATAGCATTACTCCCGGCTGGTTCGATAAACTGTTTAAACGCACGGCACGCCCGGAAAATCAGGCACGAACTTTGCTAATTTCACCCTCTCAGGAATATTTGCAAAGTTTGCCTTTGGGTCGTTTACCGGATCGTAAAGACTTCACTTTGAAAGGTTTGGATCAAGCTCAGCGGATTCAGCTCTGGAAGCAATGTATTGCTGAAAGTCAGCGCCTGGGAGATGAATTTCTGGAACTGGTCGAGAAGCAGAATTTTGCCGATGTGATGCAAAGCCTGTAA
- a CDS encoding ABC1 kinase family protein, which translates to MIPHVSRLLELWRIAAHYRLDTLFPAEELPEKARHILSLIRMHPAAWSSRERKNSLKLKLALEEMGPLAIKLGQLLSTRRDLIPPEVLQQLVLLQDQVKPFDNDVAKMRIQESLKADVNTLFARFDVQPLAAASIAQVHTAALHDGREVVVKVTRPNIRQQILQDFEILSWLGDFLEKRLEAARALHLSEIIQDYRQIILNELDLTLEADNTRRMRHYFTGSSMMYVPEVYMDSKDVLVAERITGVPISDIATFDELGMDRADLARKGLTIFFTQVFRDNFFHADMHPGNVFVETINPANPRFIALDCAIMGELSKHDQMTVARMLLAVMNSDFMQLIQIVHQAGWIPPGTDQDALAREMRRTVGPMVSKPMHELDFAGILIQVMDIARRFHLEIPPQLMLLLKTLVHVEGLGTDLYPELDIWSLAKPILTDWVKAQMNPQKNIKELGQKIPDLLLGAQDLPTLMIDSLNGLKNQSAWHAKQLNELQSMRLQMEHQQKRSWIFGSIMAILLSIAIISPWFVSVILIVLASVLAVWRIAK; encoded by the coding sequence ATGATTCCGCATGTTTCACGTTTACTCGAACTTTGGCGCATCGCCGCGCACTATAGACTCGACACGTTGTTTCCTGCGGAAGAACTTCCTGAAAAAGCCCGGCACATTTTGTCTTTGATCCGTATGCATCCGGCAGCCTGGTCCAGCCGTGAGCGCAAGAATTCACTTAAGCTGAAACTGGCACTGGAAGAAATGGGACCGCTAGCGATCAAGCTGGGTCAGTTACTTTCGACCCGTCGTGACCTGATTCCGCCTGAAGTGCTGCAACAACTGGTTCTATTACAGGATCAGGTTAAGCCCTTTGATAATGATGTCGCCAAGATGCGTATTCAAGAATCATTAAAAGCGGATGTAAATACCCTGTTCGCTCGATTTGATGTTCAGCCACTGGCAGCCGCCTCGATTGCACAGGTGCATACTGCAGCCCTGCATGATGGCCGTGAAGTGGTGGTCAAAGTGACCCGTCCGAATATTCGCCAGCAGATCTTGCAGGATTTTGAAATTCTTAGCTGGCTGGGCGATTTTCTGGAAAAACGTCTGGAAGCAGCGCGTGCCCTACACTTGTCTGAAATTATTCAGGACTATCGCCAGATCATTCTGAATGAGCTGGACCTGACGCTGGAAGCGGACAATACCCGCCGTATGCGTCATTACTTCACTGGCTCCAGCATGATGTATGTGCCTGAAGTTTATATGGACAGTAAGGACGTGCTAGTAGCAGAACGGATTACCGGTGTTCCGATTTCAGATATTGCCACCTTTGATGAACTGGGTATGGACCGTGCTGATCTGGCACGTAAAGGTTTAACTATCTTCTTTACTCAGGTCTTCCGCGACAACTTCTTCCATGCGGACATGCATCCAGGCAATGTCTTTGTCGAAACTATCAATCCGGCCAATCCGCGCTTTATTGCGCTGGACTGCGCGATTATGGGAGAGCTGTCTAAGCATGACCAGATGACCGTAGCACGTATGCTGTTGGCGGTCATGAACAGCGACTTCATGCAGCTGATTCAGATTGTGCATCAGGCCGGCTGGATTCCACCGGGTACCGATCAGGACGCGCTAGCACGCGAAATGCGTCGTACCGTGGGTCCAATGGTCTCCAAGCCGATGCATGAACTGGATTTTGCCGGGATTCTGATTCAGGTCATGGACATCGCCCGTCGTTTCCATCTGGAAATCCCGCCACAACTGATGTTGTTACTGAAAACGCTGGTTCATGTAGAAGGTCTGGGAACAGACTTGTATCCTGAACTGGATATCTGGAGTCTGGCGAAACCCATCCTCACCGATTGGGTCAAAGCCCAGATGAATCCGCAAAAGAATATCAAGGAACTCGGACAAAAAATCCCGGATCTGCTTTTGGGCGCGCAGGACCTACCGACCCTGATGATCGACAGCCTGAACGGTCTGAAAAACCAGTCCGCCTGGCATGCCAAGCAGCTTAATGAATTGCAAAGCATGCGCCTGCAAATGGAACATCAGCAAAAGCGTAGCTGGATTTTTGGCAGCATCATGGCTATCCTGCTTTCAATTGCGATCATTTCACCATGGTTTGTGTCAGTGATTTTGATCGTACTGGCAAGCGTACTCGCAGTCTGGCGGATTGCAAAATAA
- the ubiE gene encoding bifunctional demethylmenaquinone methyltransferase/2-methoxy-6-polyprenyl-1,4-benzoquinol methylase UbiE yields MSNENQTPTPTPESAQQTDKVSPFLTTPLPQGAPQGQQQSLEQRLTDTPVTGTVPKYNLPRGANTGNVGPTTHFGYKTVSSDEKAQKVAEVFHSVASKYDIMNDLMSFGIHRLWKRFAINMSGVRRGQHVLDIAGGTGDLAKVFSREVGPTGHVVLSDINESMLNVGRDRLIDAGCTNVDFVLANAETLEPFADNSFDLVTISFGLRNVTDKDAALAAMYRVLKPGGRLLILEFSKPVFEPFSKLYDLYSFTALPIMGKIVANDSESYKYLAESIRMHPDQRTLKGMMENAGFQNCDYHNLTGGIVAVHRGFKL; encoded by the coding sequence ATGTCGAATGAAAATCAAACGCCTACCCCTACACCCGAGTCGGCACAACAGACAGACAAAGTGAGCCCATTCTTAACCACTCCGCTTCCGCAAGGCGCTCCACAAGGTCAGCAACAATCTCTAGAACAACGCCTGACCGATACGCCTGTGACTGGAACTGTCCCTAAATATAACCTGCCACGCGGTGCCAATACCGGTAACGTCGGTCCAACCACGCACTTCGGCTACAAGACTGTGAGCAGTGACGAAAAAGCCCAGAAAGTGGCTGAAGTATTCCATTCGGTGGCCAGCAAATACGACATCATGAATGACCTGATGTCATTCGGCATTCACCGTCTGTGGAAACGTTTTGCGATTAATATGTCAGGCGTGCGCCGTGGCCAGCATGTGCTGGATATTGCAGGCGGTACAGGCGACCTAGCCAAAGTATTTAGCCGTGAAGTGGGCCCTACCGGTCATGTAGTACTGTCTGATATTAACGAATCCATGCTGAATGTTGGCCGTGATCGTCTGATTGATGCCGGCTGTACCAATGTTGATTTCGTTCTGGCGAATGCGGAAACATTAGAACCATTTGCCGATAACAGCTTTGATCTGGTAACGATTTCTTTTGGTCTGCGTAACGTCACCGATAAAGATGCAGCACTGGCAGCCATGTATCGCGTACTTAAGCCAGGCGGCCGTTTACTGATTCTGGAATTCTCTAAACCAGTCTTCGAGCCATTCTCAAAACTGTATGACCTGTATTCATTCACCGCTTTACCAATCATGGGTAAAATCGTGGCGAATGATTCAGAAAGTTATAAATACCTGGCTGAATCAATCCGTATGCATCCAGACCAGCGTACTTTAAAAGGCATGATGGAAAATGCTGGTTTCCAGAACTGTGATTACCACAATCTGACCGGCGGTATCGTTGCCGTTCACCGTGGCTTCAAGCTTTAA